The following are encoded in a window of Lichenicola cladoniae genomic DNA:
- a CDS encoding carboxylesterase/lipase family protein: MTLPDRYRPHRSPRGCFLLFLLLVCLRGAVAGDAGPVVHVADGALLGRATNDPGVQAFMAIPYAVPPVGPLRWRPPQPPLPWSGVRDATRAGPACMQSHRGDVTAIPSEDCLSLNVWAPLRRHGPPLPVMVFVHGGGFVFGSGAEPVYDGTALAGHKVLLVTLNYRLGVFGFLAHPALTREGGGTSGNYGLLDQIRALRWIQANIGAFGGDPRRVTLFGESAGGTSVAMLLASPLARGLFARAILESPALGWRFMTLAEAERTGLSIGSDLAALRRAPAQSLVAANLMIQSRAPRMAPVPLPFPVVDGQVLPDQPNALLESPAGFRMPMMIGTNADEGLSFAAHWRGLSPGAYAQRLSLLFGTQAAQAALVYPAHDPESALRSGADIIGDGLFYEGARMLGRAGASREPRAFRYVFAEPILGLPPRHAAEVAFVFGTLGRLASAQDRALSETMMTAWTRFATTGDPNGDGASVSSARWPRAGGTGDPYLELGPTIAARAGFRTIQLDFMQGTIPGG; the protein is encoded by the coding sequence ATGACCTTGCCGGACCGCTATCGCCCGCACCGATCGCCACGGGGCTGTTTCCTGTTGTTCCTGCTGCTGGTGTGCCTGCGCGGGGCGGTGGCCGGCGATGCCGGGCCGGTGGTGCATGTCGCGGATGGTGCGCTGCTCGGGCGCGCGACCAACGACCCCGGGGTGCAGGCCTTCATGGCCATCCCGTATGCGGTGCCCCCGGTCGGACCACTGCGCTGGCGTCCGCCGCAGCCGCCGTTACCCTGGTCCGGGGTCCGCGATGCCACGCGCGCCGGGCCCGCCTGCATGCAGTCGCACCGTGGCGACGTCACCGCGATCCCGTCGGAGGATTGCCTGTCTCTGAACGTGTGGGCGCCGCTTCGGCGTCACGGCCCGCCGCTGCCGGTCATGGTGTTCGTGCATGGCGGCGGCTTCGTGTTCGGCTCCGGCGCCGAGCCGGTCTATGACGGAACCGCGCTGGCCGGCCACAAGGTGTTGCTGGTCACGCTGAACTACCGGCTCGGGGTTTTCGGCTTCCTGGCCCATCCGGCGCTCACGCGCGAGGGGGGCGGCACGTCCGGCAATTACGGGCTGCTCGACCAGATCCGGGCACTGCGCTGGATACAGGCCAATATCGGCGCATTCGGCGGCGATCCGCGCAGGGTCACGCTGTTCGGCGAGTCCGCCGGCGGCACCTCGGTCGCGATGCTGCTGGCGTCGCCGCTGGCGCGCGGGCTTTTTGCCCGGGCGATCCTGGAGAGCCCGGCGCTCGGCTGGCGCTTCATGACGCTGGCCGAGGCGGAGCGCACCGGCCTCTCGATCGGGTCCGATCTCGCGGCGCTGCGGCGTGCCCCGGCGCAGTCGCTGGTGGCCGCGAACCTCATGATCCAGTCGCGGGCGCCACGGATGGCACCGGTACCGCTGCCGTTCCCGGTGGTCGACGGGCAGGTGCTGCCGGACCAGCCGAACGCGCTGCTGGAATCACCGGCCGGGTTCCGGATGCCGATGATGATCGGCACCAATGCCGACGAGGGCCTGTCGTTCGCGGCACATTGGCGCGGCCTGTCGCCCGGGGCCTACGCCCAGCGCCTGTCGCTGCTGTTCGGCACGCAGGCCGCGCAGGCGGCACTGGTCTATCCTGCGCACGATCCCGAATCCGCCCTGCGTTCCGGTGCCGACATCATCGGCGACGGCCTGTTCTACGAGGGTGCGCGGATGCTCGGCCGGGCCGGCGCGTCGCGTGAGCCGCGCGCGTTCAGGTATGTGTTTGCCGAACCGATCCTTGGCTTGCCGCCGCGCCACGCAGCCGAGGTCGCGTTCGTGTTCGGCACGCTCGGACGCCTGGCATCCGCCCAGGACCGAGCATTGTCGGAAACGATGATGACTGCCTGGACCCGGTTCGCCACGACCGGCGATCCGAACGGGGACGGGGCGTCCGTGTCCTCCGCCCGGTGGCCGCGCGCGGGCGGGACCGGCGATCCCTATCTCGAACTCGGTCCGACCATCGCCGCTCGTGCCGGGTTCCGCACGATACAGCTCGACTTCATGCAGGGTACCATCCCGGGCGGCTGA
- a CDS encoding ribokinase has translation MSSETKRDAGLILSLGSVNIDIIAYSDRLPRPGETIHASRYAMGLGGKGANQAAAASRLAASLGLRVELAGRTGTDAFGELARTHLAGFGVGLSALRSDPDHPTGIALIGVDANSENMITFAGGANMELDVTDVDAIDALLRQTRVLLLQLEIPMPASLEAARRARAAGALVILDPAPAPLDGLPDEAWSLVDLVTPNETETERLVGIRPTDAASAALAADRLQAKGLTRAIVKLGARGVFWRDGRDSGFVPPFQVQAIDSVAAGDCFNGGLAVALARGDTLGDAVRFAAACGALATTRRGAADAAPSFDEVRALLG, from the coding sequence ATGTCTTCCGAAACCAAGCGGGATGCCGGGCTCATCCTGTCGCTCGGCAGCGTGAACATCGACATCATCGCCTATTCGGACCGACTGCCGCGTCCGGGCGAGACCATCCATGCCAGCCGCTACGCGATGGGGCTCGGCGGCAAGGGCGCCAATCAGGCAGCCGCCGCCTCCAGGCTGGCGGCGTCGCTCGGGCTGCGGGTCGAGCTGGCCGGGCGTACCGGCACCGATGCGTTCGGGGAGCTCGCGCGGACCCATCTGGCCGGTTTCGGTGTCGGCCTGTCCGCGCTGCGCAGCGACCCGGACCATCCGACCGGCATCGCCCTGATCGGCGTCGATGCCAACAGCGAGAATATGATCACCTTTGCCGGCGGCGCGAACATGGAACTCGATGTCACCGACGTCGATGCCATCGACGCGTTGCTGAGGCAGACGCGCGTGCTGCTGCTGCAGCTCGAAATCCCGATGCCGGCCAGCCTGGAGGCCGCACGACGTGCGCGGGCCGCCGGTGCGCTGGTGATCCTGGACCCGGCACCCGCGCCTTTGGACGGCCTGCCGGACGAGGCCTGGAGCCTGGTCGATCTGGTGACGCCGAACGAGACCGAGACCGAACGGCTGGTCGGTATCCGGCCGACCGATGCGGCCTCGGCGGCACTCGCCGCAGACCGGTTGCAGGCGAAGGGCCTGACGCGGGCGATCGTCAAGCTGGGCGCACGCGGAGTGTTCTGGCGCGACGGACGGGATAGTGGGTTCGTGCCGCCGTTCCAGGTGCAGGCGATCGACAGCGTCGCTGCCGGGGACTGCTTCAATGGCGGGCTGGCGGTGGCACTGGCGCGCGGCGACACGCTGGGCGACGCGGTGCGGTTCGCTGCCGCGTGCGGTGCGCTCGCGACCACCAGACGAGGTGCGGCGGACGCGGCCCCATCCTTCGACGAGGTCCGTGCGCTGCTCGGCTGA